Proteins encoded within one genomic window of Thermoplasmatales archaeon:
- a CDS encoding DUF357 domain-containing protein, giving the protein MEIEERIKKDLNLFVENCKKVKDEKIVDMAKRYYEDAKFYLERKDYFTAFGCINYAHGLIDALRFREE; this is encoded by the coding sequence ATGGAAATAGAAGAGAGAATAAAGAAAGACCTGAATCTTTTTGTTGAAAACTGTAAGAAAGTAAAAGATGAGAAAATAGTAGATATGGCTAAAAGATATTATGAGGATGCAAAATTCTATTTGGAAAGGAAAGATTATTTCACCGCTTTTGGGTGCATAAATTATGCACATGGCTTAATAGATGCTTTAAGGTTTAGAGAGGAATAA